Part of the Ornithinimicrobium flavum genome, GATCATCCCCACGGTGGCCTCCATCTCGCAGGACGCCATGAGCGCCGTGCCCTCCGGGTTGCGGCAGGCGGCCTACGGGCTCGGCTCGACCCGGATGCAGGTGGCGACCAGGGTGGTCGTGCCGGCGGCGCTGTCGGGGATCGTCGCCAGCTTCGTGCTCGGGATCTCCCGGGCCATCGGCGAGACGATGATCGTGCTGCTGGCCGCGGGCGCCTCCGCCAACCTCACCTTCTGGCCGAACGACTCGGTGCTGACGATGACGACCTTCATCGCCCGGACCTCCACGGGGGACATCGGGCACGGCACGACGACCTACTACACGATCTTCGCGGTCGGCGCCCTGCTCTTCGTGATGACCTTCGTCATGAACATGATCAGCATCGCCCTGGTCCGCAGGTTCCGGGAGACCTACGAGTGAGCACCTCCACCACACCCAGGCTGAACGGCCCCAACCGCACCGGGGTCGCGGCCGCCCGGCGCGCCACCGAGCTCGGTCTGGACGGCAGCGGCCGCAGAGGCTCGTGGAAGGGCGGTGCCTTCCGCGCTCTGCTGGTGCTGTGCCTGATCCTGGCCTTCGTCACCCTGCTGGCCGTCATCGTCCAGGCTTTCGTCCGGGGGCTGCCCAGGCTGGACCTGGACCTCATCACCGGGATGCCCTCGACGCTGGACCGCGAGACCTCCGGCATGCAGTCCGCGATCTTCGGCACGATCTACGTGATGGCCGGCGTGATCGTCACCGTGGTCCCGATCGGCGTGTCCGCCGCCATCTACCTCGAGGAGTTCGCCGACCACTCCCGGTGGTGGGTCCGCTTCATCGAGCTGAATATCCAGAACCTCGCGGCCGTGCCCTCGATCGTGTTCGGGATCCTCGGCCTGGCCTTCATCGTGCGCGGCCCGCT contains:
- the pstA gene encoding phosphate ABC transporter permease PstA; the protein is MSTSTTPRLNGPNRTGVAAARRATELGLDGSGRRGSWKGGAFRALLVLCLILAFVTLLAVIVQAFVRGLPRLDLDLITGMPSTLDRETSGMQSAIFGTIYVMAGVIVTVVPIGVSAAIYLEEFADHSRWWVRFIELNIQNLAAVPSIVFGILGLAFIVRGPLSLGPVAYAGSLTLALLVLPTVILAAREAIRAVPNSLRLGSLGLGATQWQTIWHHVLPAAVPGIVTGTILALSRAIGETAPLLLVGATVFVTYNPDGFFDGAYTVLPVQVFQWAVRPQEEFRVLAAAGIIVLLGVLLAMNSLAIWIRQRFTREL